The Notolabrus celidotus isolate fNotCel1 chromosome 16, fNotCel1.pri, whole genome shotgun sequence genomic sequence TACTACATTTAGGAAGGATACGGTCTTAAAATTATTTAGTGACTCTTTCTCCTTGGGAATTAAGATCTATATGCTCTACACTAAGCTCCTAGGATCTTTTGTTTCTCCCATACTATTCTAAATAACCTCTATAAGAATCAAAGTACATCAGGCGTACTTTGTAAACCCAGAAGAAGACTTTGCTCACTTTACTACATTTAGAAGGGATACAGTCTGTAAATGATTTAATGACAACTCTTTCTCCTTGGGAATTAAGATCTCCATGCTCTACACTAAGCTCTTGTTATGACTTGTTTATCCCTTACTATTTTAAATAACCTCTATAAGAATCAAAGTGCATCAGGCatgcttttttaaatctgataGGGAACTTAATTCCTCCCCAAGAAGCCTTTGCTCCCCGTACTATCTCTACATTCATGAGGGATACGAGACAACTCTTTCTCCTTGGGAATTAAGATCTCTATCAGTACGCTAAGCTCTTGGGAGTACTTGTTTAGCCCTTACTATTTTAAATAACTTCTATAAGAATCAAAGTGCATCAGGCATGCTTCTTTAAACCTGGTAGGGGACTTCATTCCTCCCCAAGAAGCCTTTGCTCACCGTACTACATTTGGGAGGGATACGTTCTTAAAATTATTCAATGACTCTTTCTCCTTGGGAATTAAGATCTCCATGCTCTACACTAAGCTCCTAGGATCTTTTGTTTATCCCTTACTATTTTAAATAACCTCTATAAGAATCAAAGTGCATGAGACatgcttttttaaatctgataGGGAACTTAATTCCTCCCCAAGAAGCCTTTGCTCCCCGTACTATCTCTACATTCATGAGGGATACGAAACAACTCTTTCTCCTTGGGAATTAAGATCTCTATCAGTACGCTAAGCTCTTGGGAGTACTTGTTTAGCCCATACTATTCTAAATAATCCCTATAAGAATGAAAGTGCATCAGATATGCATATTAATGTTTAGAGCTCTGGACATCTTAGGACCAGAACACAGACTGATCAGCAGGTCTTATTCCTCATGCCTGGAGAAGGTATAAAAAGGTTCTTTTCACACACAGATTAAAGAAAGTGTATCCCTTTATGTTAAAGCATGAGATGGCAGATACTTCCCCAGCATACTGAAATGAGAATAACAACAGAAGGTGACCAACCTGCTCTCTGTGTGCGGACTTCCGGGTCCAGGACTTTGTGTTGCTTCTCTTTAGTTCCTCTAAGTTGGTCCTCGTACTCTGCTATGGTTCTTTCAAACAGCTCAAAGATCTCTTCAGCAGCTGCAGTCAGTCTCTGGTTCACTAACCCTCTCAGGGTTTGGATCTTAGACATGTTTACATGAACACCAGCAGCTTCCTCTCCCTCACTGATCCTTTAGAAACACTTTGGATCCACTGACTTCAGCTTTGCTGCTACAACCTGCTAGCCCGCTAAGCTAGCTTGGTTTCGCATTATTGACTCCCAGGAGAAACTTGATCGTCATTATTCACTCAGAGTGGACCTGAACACGTCTCAGCTCTCTCAGCTCACACACAGAAGGAGGGTTTCACTTCTGTTCCTTATTTAAGTTACACACGTGATAAAGAACAGAGTTAGCATGTTGGCTGCGCGAGGTAATGCTCTCtgtggttcttcttcttcttcgttggtgttTGAGTAGGATTCATTTAAAACGTCGCgttgctgccccctgctggacgtttGAATGAATCTCACTATTTAAAAACATGCTAAAATAATAAGAATTCAACTTCTCTGgagctttttattttgctgcttacagaagaggatcagggccactgaaaatatgtgtttaaaattttgttttatttgttttatcaaagtcagaattatacAGAAGAAGATAAGGGCCGccagataaaaaagaaaattcgaGATAGAAAAGTAAACATTGCTGAGATTATAAAGTTGGAATATTTCAAGGGaaaaatcaaaatttcagaGATTGTAAAGTCGCAAATTCACGAGAAAGAAATCAAAAATTTCAGAGATTATAAAGTTGGAAAAtttcaagggaaaaaaacaaaatttacaagattttaaagttgcaagAATtcgagaattttttttttttttttacaagattCTAAAATTGCAAATTTTcaaggaaaaaaattaaatttcagAGATTATAAAGTTCTAAATTTCGGAGATAGTTCTGGAAGAACTGAATTtatctgtaaaaaataaatttcaagtaaaaaaatgaaaatttctgagattttaaagttgcaaattctagagaaaaaaaatccgaCATTAAAAAGTTGGGAAAtttcaagggaaaaaaaaacaaaatttacaAGATAATAAAGTTGCAAAATGtcaaggaatttttttttttcgagattataaagttgaaaaatttcaaggaaaaaaaatcaacatttccgAGATTATGACGTTGCAAAATTCCAAGGAAAACATCTAAATTTACAAGATTGTTCTGGAAGAAGTGAACTTCCCTGACTGATTTAGTTTCGGTGAGACTCTGCTGCCCTCCAGTGGACAGAAGAGGAACCGATCGTTACTTATGAAGCCAGACAGGAAACTATAAACCAGGCGATGAAAGGTGAACAATAAAAGGTTTATTTTCAgctcaaaacaaacattaactgTCAAACAATTTTAAGCTACAAATTTAACAACAACCAAAAATATAGaacccaaaacaaacaagaaattaAATCTACGGCACTAGAacagatttaaaatgatcatGTGACTTCCCATGTGGACTCTCTGGGACAGTCTTTCCACGGATCAGGATTTGCCCTCAGTGTTTGAGTCCTGAAGGGATTTAATGTCTCAGAAAGAGTCTCTGTAGCTTCATGTTCCTTGGTTGCTCTGACCACAGCACCTGTGATTTTTGAAAGAGCTGGACCATGAGAActgtttctcacacacactgcagctgaaCGGTTTCTCCCCGGTGTGGACCCTCAAGTGTTTGTTCaggttccctctctctgaaaacgTTTTACCGCAGAATAAACAAGTGAACGGTTTCTCCCCGGTGTGACTCCTCATGTGTCTGATCCAGCTCTCCTTGTGGCTGAAACTGGAGTCGCAGACCGAGCAGGTGAACTGGGACTCTGCTGTGTGGTGTTTTAAGTGGTACGCCAACCGTGAGCTGGCTACGAACACCATACCACAGATGTGACACGTGAAGGGTTTCTCTCTGGTGTGAGTCCTCGTGTGCCTCACGAGCTCCACCCTCCAGAGGAACGTCTTCTCGCACAGCGAGCAGCTGAAACGTCGTTCCTCCGAGTGACGTATCGTGTGTTTCTGTAAATACTTCTTATTGGAGAACCCTTTCCCACAAAccgagcagctgaagggtttctcttctGCTGGGATTCCTTGGTGATTCTGCAGTTGATCCTTCAGTCCAAAGCTCATGGCATACACAAAGGGGCTGACTGATGTTCCTCCCATATTACACTCACTTACAGGTACTTCATTGTTCTGCAGAGAGATGAAACCTGACTGAGCTTCACTGCTCTCCTCCCAGACAGAATTCAAAGTCTTTGCAGGAGTGTCTGGTTGTAAGTATCTGCCTGGATCACGCTCtgtgtctcttctctcttcagTATATGTTTGATGAGACTCTGAGGACTGAGGTACATCACCTTCTTCACTCTTCACAGAAACAGGATTGAATGTCACTGCGCTGAAATCCTCTTCCTCCAGTCCTTGAAGCTGGGCCCCCTCCTGACTGCTCCacagttcctcctcttcctctttaatgTGTGGTGGTTCTGGTGCGTCCTCCTGGTCCAGACTGGAGCTCCTCTCCTGCTGTTGAGAGGGAACCTCTTCCAACAGCTGATGGACGCCTGTGGAGAATTATAAATCAGTAAGATATattaaaattagcatttaatGGGAGCGCTGCTGGCATAGCGGTCTAAGTGTCCCACATACAGacgctacagtcctcgtcgcaggggtcgccggttcgattcccggccggtcgaccatctcctgcatgtcttcccccggtctctactccccatatttcctgtctctcttcactgtcctatcagataaaggcaaaaagcccctaaaatataactttaaaaaaagaaaagaatagctaaataaaagaataacaaaAGAGAGCTACACTAGGCAAACTCTAAGGTGTAACACAAGTTAATTCAACACTCTATTCATCACACATAATTCCTGGTATGTCATTTTAGTGGATATTTAATTAATGCAACCTGCACTGAATTTTTTATGAATTTAAAGTTAGACTGATTTAAAGTTATGAACATCTTCTGTAATAATTCATGTTTTctgtattgttgttattgtgtcaAATTTAGGTATAATTCATGttgttattgtaaaaataatgttaattattgttattatcattaagtttctgattgtttgtttttggattcattatttattattattattttggggATTTactacattatttttattttcttgttatttaagaattcatttgtattatttttattattattattgtcattaggTTTCTGGGTTTTTTTCCTATTCATTAttgattattatcattttttggatttattttgttttcttgtttaattcaataatttatttgtcttatttttatttcacattgtcAATTAATGTTCAACACAATTATGGAATTCAGtccaaaaaaagttaaaataaacagagttcattaaaaaaaaaaaattatgaacctttttttcttttttttaagtaatattttttgggctttttgcctttatttgatcggagagctgaagagagacaggaaatgtagggagtagagagcgggggaggacatgcaggaaatggtcaaccggccgggaatcgaaccggcgacctctgcaacgaggactgtagcctctgtatgtggggcacttagaccgctaggccaccagcgcccaaattctgaacatttttaagACTCAATTTCATCTTCAGCACACAATAGGAGGTCAattcaagaccaagacattccAGGTATGATTGGAAAATAGTTTTATTTAGTggaaaaatcaaaaaatgtaatattcataTAACGTTtcacaaaaaacagacatgaggaTATAAAATGAATCACTCAGCTTAGATAAACGTTAAAGTTAGAGCATACATGTGAAACCAAAAGTGctgtttgaaacaaaaacaaagtgagtgGCTCAAAGtcatcagaaaaaaaataacgCTTCAGACGGATCAACGCCGAGTCAACGATCGTCTCTACAGCTTCGTTTCCGCGCGCCGCTCTCATCACAACATCTGTGTTTCTTCAGATACTCACGCCGAGTGAATCTTTTATCACAACCATCACAGCTGAACAGTTTCTCCCCGGTGTGGACGGTCATGTGCTTCTTCAGACTCACATTCTGAGCGAACTCTTTCCCACAAACTGAACAGCTGTACGGTTTCTCCCCCGTGTGGACGGCCAGGTGTCGCCTCATGTGTCCCCTTTGAGCAAACCTTTTACCACAAACTAGACAGTCGAACGGTTTCTCTCCGCTGTGGGTTCTCAAGTGTTCCTCCAACGTCTTCTTTAAACTGAAGCGTGCTTTACAAACGGAGCAGGGGAAAGGTTTATCTCCTGTGTGGACCTTTAAGTGGGAGACCAAATTAGAGCTCTGAGCGAACCCCGTCCCGCAGAAAGAGCA encodes the following:
- the LOC117827741 gene encoding zinc finger protein 135-like isoform X2 — protein: MSKIQTLRGLVNQRLTAAAEEIFELFERTIAEYEDQIRGTKEKQHKLLNSVYNPEVLLQRAGVHQLLEEVPSQQQERSSSLDQEDAPEPPHIKEEEEELWSSQEGAQLQGLEEEDFSAVTFNPVSVKSEEGDVPQSSESHQTYTEERRDTERDPGRYLQPDTPAKTLNSVWEESSEAQSGFISLQNNEVPVSECNMGGTSVSPFVYAMSFGLKDQLQNHQGIPAEEKPFSCSVCGKGFSNKKYLQKHTIRHSEERRFSCSLCEKTFLWRVELVRHTRTHTREKPFTCHICGMVFVASSRLAYHLKHHTAESQFTCSVCDSSFSHKESWIRHMRSHTGEKPFTCLFCGKTFSERGNLNKHLRVHTGEKPFSCSVCEKQFSWSSSFKNHRCCGQSNQGT